The Roseovarius indicus genome has a segment encoding these proteins:
- a CDS encoding flagellar biosynthesis regulator FlaF, with protein sequence MSIAAYKRTISDTEAPRQIERRVLVQVTSRLESGHVDYDAAETSGERLEILSNGLREDVWQNERVWLAFKADLAEPENALSPDLRAGLLSLAMWVERHSQGVLAGEKKVKPLIDINKTIINGLAGRAFSTTE encoded by the coding sequence ATGAGCATAGCCGCTTACAAGCGGACTATTTCCGATACAGAAGCGCCGCGGCAAATTGAACGTCGGGTCCTCGTGCAGGTCACATCGCGGCTGGAAAGTGGTCATGTCGATTATGATGCCGCCGAAACGTCAGGCGAGCGGCTGGAAATTCTTTCGAACGGACTGAGGGAAGATGTCTGGCAGAATGAACGGGTATGGCTCGCTTTCAAGGCAGACCTAGCCGAACCGGAAAACGCACTGAGCCCGGATTTGCGCGCGGGGCTTCTTTCACTCGCCATGTGGGTTGAGCGGCATAGCCAGGGCGTTTTGGCCGGGGAAAAGAAGGTCAAACCCCTAATCGACATTAACAAGACGATAATCAATGGGCTGGCTGGCCGGGCATTCAGCACGACGGAATAG